A window of Anabas testudineus chromosome 7, fAnaTes1.2, whole genome shotgun sequence genomic DNA:
attatttttcttttccttttcttagAATCCTTacatctaataaataaatggatgttGTTCATATATACTAGCTCATCTGCAGTTTACAATCAGTCACCTCCTAGTCTACTTCAGCAGCAATAGTTCTTCTTTTCTTGTAGCTGGTGTTCTGTGGTGAACCATCACAGGAGAACCCTCAACAGCAGATGGAGACCAACACAGCTCATTTTAAGGTGTGTGTTCATGAATGTGTTTAAGTCATTGTTGCATCTTTACACACGTGTAACAGTCATCAGATATCATATCTGTGTTGCTTGTCTCAGGTTCATATCCATAAAGACACCAGCTatcacaagaaaaaacagagcACTGATGTGTGGGCTGCATCTTCATCAAAGAAACAAGGTATGGTACACAATCTTTGACCTGCTGGATTATGgtattcatatattttattcatattcacattATTAGTTATGAATATCAGACCCAGATGATGGATCCTGTTAATGTCTAATTCACAAATTCCAGTTTTGGTTTAGTTCACTGACCTTCCTATTCTTTGTATGTTGTAGGCAACATTTTGAGTTACTGGTGCTTCTCTCCTGGCTTCAGCATGCAGGATTTAGTGAATCAAGGTGTTCGCTGCATCATTTTGACCAGTGGTACCCTCTCACCTCTGTCCTCATTTACTGCTGAGATGAGGATGTAAGTTACCGTCTGCTACTACTATAACACACATgccatatatacagtatttagattatataatattatagaTTAGAGCTGCAGTACAAACATGGTTCTACCAGTTTCCTACCTTCAGCATATTAATAGTGGCTCCCTGACTCCCACAAATTTGATATAAATTCATAGAAATCTTATATTAATATCTGTTAAAGCATTCAGGGACAGGACAGAGTGCCCAAAAGTGCTCAGAACCCAatagtgtttagtttttttgtgggTGCTGTAATAAAACCCTGcctcaaaaaaataaagtaaatcgAAACAAAAATCAAGTTCTGAACTGTTATATCCCTGGTTTGTTAGTATATAATCTTTGGATAGTTTCTGttttatcagtgtgtttacatgcactttagtAACCTCGTTattttcagtgttcagtgtttcatgCCACGCCACACCGCTACTTTCTAAATCTCATCTCTAATCTTTTTGTCAAGCACATGTACACTTGTAAAAGGTCAGTTATGCATATAAATGGCAAGAAAAGACATTCTGTAGtgaccacagctgggattcaaaccccattctcccacatggagggtggagatgttaccactacactattcGGGAGGTGTCCTTCTGAAACTGTGGCTTCCTTAAACATATTTTAGCTTCTGATTATTCATTTTCTTGTGTTAACAGCAGGTAAACTTGATCTTGATCCCAATATTGTCTCTAATGTTGACATAGACCATTCCAAGTGACTCTGGAGAACCGCCATGTGATCGAGCGAGATCAGATCTTTGTTAGCGTCATTGAGCGAGGTCCAGACGGAGTGCAGCTAAGTTCAGCTTTTGATAGAAGGTCAGTATCCTTTTCTACAGACAAGTTTCCACCTTTTTTACAAGCATGTGAAAGGTTATTAACAATTCACACATGCAGTTCCTTGATGTGAACCAaaagatttctttttgtgtttttgtatcatGTATCTGGCTAAATACAAATGAAGTCTTATGACTGGACGTTCTTCTATTGTTTTTAATCTATTATTGTTGATATAtctatgttttattgtgttatgtttcttgagctttctgttttttgcaaAGAAATGTCTGTGCTTGGTTTATTTTGACATAACTGCTTGATGTAACTTGTAACTCTGCTGAAGCTTTTACCTTCTGCAAATTACTTGACTtacatcaaattaaatttcttCTGTGACAGGTTTCTTCCAGAAAACATGTCATCTTTAGGCAACACTGTTGGTAAGATTTAAATTACAGAGAAGTTTACACATTTCTTCTATGTTTCTAACTTATTTTTCTAGCTCACATCTTTGTACATATTTAcctgaaaaacattatttcacttCATGTCGTATTTGAACAGGCCTATTGGCCTTTTcttatcattttcatttttccttgTAGTCTGACCTTTTTCATTATGTCTATTGTGATCGGTTCTCTCCTCAGCCAACTTGAGCCGCGTGGTTCCTCACGGTCTTCTagtgttttttccttcattccCTTTGATGGAAAAAACCCTGGAGTTCTGGAGAGTAAGTGGAAATTATTCTGAATCACTGGTAACTCACACACTTTTACCTAAGGGGGTTAGTAAAATTGTCTCTCTCACCAGGCTAACGGACATGCAGATCGCATTGAGAACGTTAAACCAATGTTTGTTGAACCTAAAGGAAAGGGCACCTTTAATGAGGTGAGGGTGTTTTTATTAAAGCCTGTATTTATCTGTCTTTAGAAATTATATTAGACAAACAATAGAAAGAATtaaccttttctttctgtctgtttttaggTTATTGAGGGATATTACAACAAAGTCAATGATCCAGCATCTAAAGGAGGATCTTTCTTTGCTGTGTGTCGAGGGAAGGTGAGGTCAATGTGAGTCCAGTGAGTCTCAACAAATCCTAAAATGACACCTCAACATAAAGAACAATACATATTTATTGCACCTGAATCGAGTATGATAGTATTCTATTGTGTCTTTTAGTAGCTGGAACACCTTCTTTCATATATTTTCACCACCAGATGTCTTATACTATAATAACAGTATTTCAGTAAGCTCTAAATATTATTATCTATTGAGAGCCATAATTTTATTCATCTTGTATCTGCGAATTTCTAAACGTTTCTTCCTGTGTCAGGCAAGCGAGGGTCTGGATTTTGCAAATACCTTCGGTCGAGGTGTCATCATTACTGGGCTCCCCTTCCCTCCAAAGATGGACCCTCGAGTCATCCTGAAGATGAAGTTTTTGGATGAGATGTGCCGGAAGAAAACTCCTGGGCTGAAGGTGTGGAGCGAAGGACTGCTTGATTTTTTTGTTAGTGGTTCAATCTGATGGGTGTTGTCATCTTTGTCTCTATTGTCGTCCATGTGTGTGGACAGTACCTGTCTGGGCAGGAGTGGTACAGACAACAGGCTTTCAGAGCTGTGAACCAGGCCATCGGTAGAGTCATTCGCCACAAGGAGGACTTTGGAGCCATTTTCCTGTGTGATCAGAGGTTGGATTTGCAGCTCTCGGTCATCAGCAACATATGAATATGTGACACTTTGGGCCTCCATGTAGAACCACTCAGTCACCTGCTCCACTTAGAAGCACAGACAGGTGACTGaggaaaagtaaaactaaaacaagtaGTCCACTCTGTGCCGATGTCTCAGGTGCACAAAAAATGGTAACAACCATCCATGCCTCCTAAATCCCTCACCCCCCCCTGTGTAATGCAGCCCCATTAGCTGATAATAGTCATATCATTACTCATCTAATTTACAcactttaaaatgctgcttcacAGCCTCAGAAGATTCTATACATCTGTTTTTACCCTCAGGTTTAAAGGCTCTGATGCCCGGGCTCAGCTTCCATCGTGGGTTAAGCCTTATGTGCGCCTGTATGACGGCTTTGGGAATGTGGTTCGTGATGTCTCTCAGTTCTTCAGGGTTGCACAGAAAATGGTATGTTCACATAACATGCATACATATTCCAAATATGCTGATGATTTAGAAATCATGGTACTAATAATTCTCAGACTTCTGTGTTAGACGGTTTTCTGGCAAGAACAGCCAGCAAATCATGTCAACTACAAgtcttcttcctcctttatTTGGTACAAActaattttatgttgtttttcagtaatTTTCTTGCACTTACTATGGTTGTGTTTGAATGTGCCAGAGGCCTGTTGTAGAGAAGAAGTCTGCAACAGCAGAGAGCCGTGGGACAGTGTGTTTCCCAGACACTCCGTCCTCTGGCTTCACTTCCTACTCATCCTCTCAAAGCTCCAATGCCCAGAAGGCCAAGATGCTCGATGCCCATATTCCCAgcctgaagaggaggaggctcAGTGAGTGTCAATACTATAAGTCAGACTTTCCAAAAGTCCTTCATGGTTTTTACTTGTTGTCTGGTCTTTGTGATTAGATGAGCAGAGTGGAGCCAATGGGATGGCCAAAATCTGTATTGAGTACGAGTGTGAGGTGCAGGAAAGTCAGAGGAAACCCACTAACCTGCTGGATGCTCTGGAGCAGGGTGACCATCGCAGTGGAGAGGATGATGCTATTGTGGGGGAGGAAAAGGTATCATCCTTGGTCTTTCTTCTAATCTGTGATTTCCAGAAgaagtatatatttatttatgttaatttaaactcttttctttttaaggcCCATCGTTTGTCCACACTGTGTCTTCAGAATGACAAGAGAATGGATGATGAATTGCGGGGAGGCAAACGTAAAATTAAATTGGTCCAACAACAGGTACGTGCTGCACCAAACGGAGATGCTTTATATCAGTAGAAGTGGTGTATAATAGTCTCTCATCATCTGTTGCAGCCATAGTCTCCACCGGCACATCTCagccacagtgctgctgtgcaCGTATAGCTCAGAGTCATGTACATGAAGTAAAATCTGTCAAAGTTTGGCAAATGAAAGTCACAGCTAAAtaagtgtttttcttcctgATTGTTGCAGAAAATGAGCGTGTCGGAGGACGTGTCAGAGGAAGGTAAAGCCAACAGGGCTAAGAAGTTCCTGGCAGAGATGAAGAAGTCACTAAGCCAGGTCAACTTTGACCGCATCGTTCAGTCTCTGCAGACGTACAAGAAGACCGACAAcctggatgtgctgctgactgaGATAGCCGTCTTAACCGAAGACACTAATACACACAACCTGATGCGCGGTACGTGTGTAATTAACACTATCTGCTAAATGTGAACAAACCAAATGAAGTAATTGAAATTGAAGTCTGAAATTCAAATGTTGCAAGTttgataaacacattttgtttatcaagataaatacaaatacacaaatagtCAGGATATAAAGCAAATAATGATGtgatgtgtacagtatagtgcTCGCCTCTCCATGTAAAGTTTGTCACCGGTTGATCCTAATGCTGTTTTTCTGGGGCTCAGGCTTCTACCAGTTTGTTCGGCCACATCACAAAAAGAGGTTTGATGAGAAATGCCAGGAGCTGACGGGGCAGGGCTGTGGCTACAAACCTGAACACTCGCTGTCTAAGGAcgaaaagaaaacactgttgcAGCAGACTGGTATGAAACATCGTCATCATCGTTTGTTATAGGTTTAGAAATGTGTCTGACAGGACTGGGTAACATTGTCCACTCACACctacattttcttatttttaaatgttgaacaGATCCatctttgcagttttatttttctaaaaaccAAAAGATGGAGGACTCATGTGCTTCACTGTATTCTAAGATTAATTTAACAGCATTACAGAGAAGAACTTGACAGCACAGTAGctgtaacattttgttttactaaaactACAGACAAACAGCCTGCTGTGAGTCTGACCTCCTCCAGTGGGACGTCTACCTGCTCTCAGCTGAATACACAGCAGCTCAACAGAGGACGACACCACCTGAACCTGCAGGGACTGAAAGAACCTCAACCTGGTAGAACGTTACATCCTTTTAACTTTTGATGTTGCATGTCAATGATTGTTTAATATAGGACATCTGTAGATTCATAATCAAATCATTAAAGTGTGGTGCAAGGAAATTTTTGATTTGAGGCTTTACCAAAGGTTTTaacagttattaaaacactgtttcacttacttttttctACAATTAATCTGTATATTTAATgagtttaacaaaaacattaaggttcatcactgtttgtgttttatcagctattaaatattgtgtttagatcaaaaaaacaccaacaaatatGACGTATTATCTGCGTTTGACTGTATCTCTGGTGAAGAATAATGTAGATTAGTTATTACATGTGCAGACAAAGTGCGTTACaaatttaatgaaattaattcTGTTACGCTCATCTCGTGCTCATCAGGTTCTGCTCCAAAGAACGAGTTCCACGCTGCTTTTTTGGCAGATGTTAAAAAATCTCTGGGAGCAGAAAAATCAGGTCAGCTCTTCCAGGCCATTCACAACTACAAGAAGACGGACAACTATGAAAACCTGGTGACCACAGTGGTGAGCTTgttcacagagagagatgaggacTTTAACCTCCTTGTCAGTAAGTTCCACCAAATAACTACATATATTTGCTCATTACATCTCTTGAACAGGAACGTCCCGTCACTGTTCttctacatttcttttttaaaggaTTCGGGATGTTTATTCGCCCGCAGCATAAGAAGCAGTACAAAGAGATGTTGGATGCTTTGATAGGTCAGTCAGCTGCAGCTActggtgttgctgctgtgaGTGAAGACCAGCAAATACAAGGTAAAGGACATCCCATTGTATTAtagtttcacagagacatgctTCTGTTTCTTACTTTCTGTGAGTAACCTGGTAACGCTTGACTTTCTGCAGTAGCTGATGTTTTTTGCTGTTAGATTGTATCAGATTCCTTAAATAGATTTATGCTGGAAAACACTGATAAATCACTGTGCAAATGTCcatcattaaattattttctttagaTAAAACTGATTCAGGTTGTTGCTGAACTTCTTCTGGTCGCTCAAAGAGGAAACTCTTAGAAACCTCTCATCGGATTTTGACCGGTCTTCCACTCCTGTTTTTGCCACATTTGTCCCTTTAGCCAACAGAAGCTGTTTTTATGCTGTGTACATGCagtatttcctttatttttttagttgttcTAGGAGGAGACTaagacataaacataaatatggTCATTATATCTTTTGCAAAacaagacttttgcacagtattttacatg
This region includes:
- the rtel1 gene encoding regulator of telomere elongation helicase 1; the encoded protein is MASLTLRDVTVNFPFPPYECQKDYMSKVIECLQMKMNGVLESPTGTGKTLCLLCATLAWRENCKDLISARKISERLGGGEMFSKTPLSSWGAGATDGDNPTSYTDVPKIIYASRTHSQLAQVIGELKNTSYRPKVCVLGSREQLCINQEVMRQESNHVKVHMCRGKVSTRSCLYYNNVEEKSTDRDLVNSILDVEDLVKFGNKQRVCPYYLSRSLNKQADVVFMPYNYLLDPKSRRAHNIELNGAVVIFDEAHNVEKTCEESTSFDLTPYDVASAISAVDRLLVEQAKEASRGDSVTEDFNVESLSSGLKLDIASIAKIKQILLDLEAAIDSYDVPADKGITKPGIFIYELLERAHLTYKTKTNVYEALEQISGYLAGQPGIFLNTGGLQKLSDIIQLVFCGEPSQENPQQQMETNTAHFKVHIHKDTSYHKKKQSTDVWAASSSKKQGNILSYWCFSPGFSMQDLVNQGVRCIILTSGTLSPLSSFTAEMRIPFQVTLENRHVIERDQIFVSVIERGPDGVQLSSAFDRRFLPENMSSLGNTVANLSRVVPHGLLVFFPSFPLMEKTLEFWRANGHADRIENVKPMFVEPKGKGTFNEVIEGYYNKVNDPASKGGSFFAVCRGKASEGLDFANTFGRGVIITGLPFPPKMDPRVILKMKFLDEMCRKKTPGLKYLSGQEWYRQQAFRAVNQAIGRVIRHKEDFGAIFLCDQRFKGSDARAQLPSWVKPYVRLYDGFGNVVRDVSQFFRVAQKMRPVVEKKSATAESRGTVCFPDTPSSGFTSYSSSQSSNAQKAKMLDAHIPSLKRRRLNEQSGANGMAKICIEYECEVQESQRKPTNLLDALEQGDHRSGEDDAIVGEEKAHRLSTLCLQNDKRMDDELRGGKRKIKLVQQQKMSVSEDVSEEGKANRAKKFLAEMKKSLSQVNFDRIVQSLQTYKKTDNLDVLLTEIAVLTEDTNTHNLMRGFYQFVRPHHKKRFDEKCQELTGQGCGYKPEHSLSKDEKKTLLQQTDKQPAVSLTSSSGTSTCSQLNTQQLNRGRHHLNLQGLKEPQPGSAPKNEFHAAFLADVKKSLGAEKSGQLFQAIHNYKKTDNYENLVTTVVSLFTERDEDFNLLVRFGMFIRPQHKKQYKEMLDALIGQSAAATGVAAVSEDQQIQASPSPPLKTQSKISNFFSSSQRK